CAGCCCTGAGGGCCTCTGCCGCAGCGACGGTCAGTGGCGCCCGAGCATCTCGGCGGTCAGCACAGTGCTGCCCAGGCCCCAGCCGCCGTCGGCCACCTCTTCGACGATGACGAGGGCGTTCTGCCGGGCCTGATCGCCGTAGACCTGG
The Kineosporia sp. NBRC 101731 genome window above contains:
- a CDS encoding tautomerase family protein, with translation MPFANLKVPAGTLTPESKKILIDAVTDAYGQVYGDQARQNALVIVEEVADGGWGLGSTVLTAEMLGRH